In Plodia interpunctella isolate USDA-ARS_2022_Savannah chromosome 1, ilPloInte3.2, whole genome shotgun sequence, one DNA window encodes the following:
- the LOC128670629 gene encoding uncharacterized protein LOC128670629, with translation MFRDSQTVNCPDCDTRHKQPRKLESLSLSKLGDWVALQAEINMIPIAALAQKNINGAHETLANHVNVVRSRLRSNVPWMLHDLLAHEVIRALSDLLEKTKRSLGFRGSMGKFVSQINVIVVMAEVLFTKYFTFLSIDNIPKMLRHSFYSKLFMLKGLVYLNLGSLSGGWKTADMEEAVIKSLQELHRLKYLFINYDCTDNILKCIAENCKLIEKLDISCSKCITNDSIHIISKLKKLRSIQLYRTFVTAEGFITLLLRCKNLEDIGRCDEIGSILENINISNWEERVFNLKVYVSRYSTLHQLQLAVEMCPYIRSMTVFHNTLQSDLMVLVGLKDLREMKLLSCDFYADQIKQVLHVKGCNITSLHLEHVDQIDLNALMYISQMCPLLENFTLYNCTLIQHTSLYTKKLEILPFRNLKRVTIISTCTDAQLLFILTNCLNAEFIHIGTAIQLSDEFIFNILEKNPFIYLKELRVMQSDFLTLNSVERIIQTCMSLEVLVELESWSLLSENDRHYIRDYIRLNNLKLDIAPIRRYDV, from the coding sequence ATGTTTCGCGATTCACAAACTGTGAATTGTCCAGATTGTGACACTCGTCATAAACAGCCAAGAAAGTTGGAGAGTTTATCCCTTAGCAAATTGGGCGATTGGGTAGCATTACAAGCAGAAATAAACATGATTCCTATAGCTGCTTTagctcaaaaaaatattaatggtgCACATGAGACATTAGCGAATCATGTTAATGTTGTTCGAAGCCGTCTAAGAAGTAACGTACCTTGGATGCTTCACGACTTGTTAGCTCATGAAGTAATAAGAGCATTGTCAGATCTTCTGGAAAAAACTAAAAGATCTTTGGGTTTCAGAGGTTCGATGGGAAAGTTTGTTAGTCAGATTAATGTTATCGTTGTTATGGCTGAAGtgttattcacaaaatattttacatttctttCTATTGATAATATTCCTAAAATGTTACGACATAGCTTTTATTCTAAATTGTTTATGCTCAAAGGACTCGTGTACTTGAATCTTGGCTCGCTGTCTGGTGGCTGGAAAACAGCAGACATGGAGGAGGCTGTTATAAAATCTTTGCAAGAACTGCATCgcttaaaatatctttttataaattatgactGCACTGATAATATTCTGAAATGCATTGCAGAAAATTGTAAGCTGATCGAAAAATTAGATATCTCATGTTCCAAATGTATAACAAATGATAGTATTCACATAAtatcgaaattaaaaaaattgagaagCATTCAGTTATATAGAACATTTGTTACTGCCGAGGGTTTTATAACACTGCTCTTAAGGTGTAAAAACTTGGAGGATATCGGAAGATGTGACGAAATTGGATCTATATTAGAAAACATTAACATATCTAATTGGGAAGAAcgagtttttaatttaaaagtatatgtTAGTAGATATTCGACACTTCATCAGTTACAGCTAGCTGTGGAGATGTGTCCCTATATACGAAGTATGACCGTGTTTCATAATACTTTACAGAGTGATTTAATGGTTCTTGTTGGACTGAAAGATCTCCGAGAGATGAAACTATTGTCATGCGATTTCTATGCCGATCAAATCAAACAAGTTCTACATGTAAAAGGTTGCAATATTACAAGTTTACACCTTGAGCATGTGGATCAAATAGATTTGAATGCTTTAATGTACATTAGCCAAATGTGCCCTTTGTTGGAAAACTTCACTCTATACAACTGCACGCTTATACAACATACTTCATTGTATACTAAGAAACTAGAAATATTACCTTTTAGAAACTTAAAGAGAGTAACCATTATTTCCACTTGTACTGAtgcacaattattatttatactaacaAACTGTTTGAATGCCGAATTTATTCATATAGGAACAGCTATTCAACTTTCagatgagtttatttttaatatattggaaaaaaatccatttatttatttaaaagaattgCGTGTAATGCAATCCGATTTCTTAACACTTAATTCAGTAGAGCGTATAATACAAACGTGTATGAGTTTAGAGGTTTTAGTAGAGCTTGAAAGTTGGTCTTTACTATCTGAAAATGATCGACATTATATAAGAGATTACATCAGGTTAAACAATTTGAAGTTAGATATTGCACCTATTCGAAGATACGatgtgtaa